In Streptomyces nojiriensis, the sequence CGTCGAGAACTGCCGGATGGCCGCCCATACGGCCGGTCCGGCTTCGGCGGCCGACCCCTCCTCGGCCGCCGCCTGGTCGCCGCGGGCGGCACAGATGCCGGCCATCAGCGCGCCGAACACCGCGTTGATGCCGAGGCCCAGGCACAGCAGCACCATGACGCACAGGAAGATCAGCCGGAAGGCGACCGGGCTCTGCCGGGCGACGATGTTGGCGCGATGCCCGGCCAGTCGGGTGAAGAGGCGGGCGCCCCAGGTCAGGCTCGCGGCGAAGAACAGCAGGCTGACGGCGGTGAAGTACACGGCCGTCGGCGCGACCGCGGTGGTGCCGATCACGTCCCACAGGCCGGTCGAGTGGCCGGTGCCGGAGCGGGCGAGGCCGAGGACCACGGCGAGGACGACGTAGAGGATGACGTCCTCGATCACGGCGACCATCAGGACGATCCGGCCGAAGGCGGTGTCCATGATCCCCAGGTCCATCATGATGCGGGAGATGACCGGGATGGCCGCGACCGCCATCGCCAGTCCCACGACGAGGGCTGTGGTCACCGTGGAACCCCGGGGGCCCGCGAACACGCCCGGGACCAGTGCCGCGAGGGCCGCGCCGGCCGCGAAGGGCACCACCAGTCCGGCCGCCGCGACGATCGCCCCCGTACGGCGTTCCCGGCCGCCCGCCCGGATCCGTAGCTCCGCGCCGGCCAGGAACATCAGCAGTAACTGGCCCATTTGGTAGATCGCGTCCAGGGCGCTGGCCACCGGACCGGAAGCGGGGAACAGGGCTGCCCTGGCCCCGGGGACGACCAGCCCGAGGAGCGAGGGGCCCAGCAGGATGCCTGCGACGACCTCGCCGATGACCGGCGGTTGGCGCAGGGCACCGAAGAGGAAGCCGCATCCGTGGGCGGCGGCGCAGATCAGGGCGAGTGCCGCCAGCAGCCGGATCGTGTCGGTCGCCGTCATCCTCGTTCCTTTCGCAGGAGTCGCGGGAGGTGCGGGAGGTGCGGGGGGGTGCGGGGCCTGGGCTCGAGGGGCCGCGTACCGCTACCCCTGACACGTCGGCACGAGGGCGCGCCGTTCAGCGGACGGTTCGGTGGGCGGTTCGGTGGGCGGTTCGGTGGGCGGAGAATACGGTGCGCGCCTGGGCCGCCGACCACGTACTGTCTCCCTGTCGATCACGGGGAGAGGACATTCATGCAGGTCAGATCCAGACGCGGCTTCCTGGTCGCGGCTGCGGCCATCACCGCCTCGGCGTCCGTCGGCGCCTGCCGCAGCCGGAACGAGGGGAGCGGCGGGGGCGACGACCCGCTCGACGTCTCGGCGAGCGCGCATCTGCCCGCGGCCCCGGAGTCCCTGGCCGCCGACGGCACCACCATCGTGCTCGGCGACCCGGGCGCTCCTCTGGCAGTCCGGCTGTACGAGGACATGAGCTGCCCGGCCTGCGCCGAGTTCGAGACGGAGGGCACCGCCCCGTACCTGAAGCGCGCGGCCCGCAACGGAGCGCTGCAGCTGCAGTTCACGCTGGGGTCCTTCCTCGGCCCGGGATCGAAGTTCGCGGCGAACGCCCTGCGCGCCGCCCTGGATCAGCACAAGTTCGCCGACTACCACGACCTGCTGTACCGCGAACAGAGCAGGGTGCGGAAGTCCGGGGGCTTCACGCGGGACCGGTTGCTGGGAATGGCCATCATGATTCCGGGCCTGCGCGGCCCGGAGTTCGACGCGGCCGTGCTGGAGACGAAGCACCGGGACTTCGTCGAAGCCGCCGACGAGGTGCTCCGCAAGTCACCCGTCCAGGGAACCCCCGCCATGGCGATCGGCGGCGTCCTCGTCCCGTCGGACAGCCACGCGCTGTTCACCGATCGCAGCCGCCTCTACCGGCGCCTCAAGAAGGC encodes:
- a CDS encoding cation:proton antiporter, which encodes MTATDTIRLLAALALICAAAHGCGFLFGALRQPPVIGEVVAGILLGPSLLGLVVPGARAALFPASGPVASALDAIYQMGQLLLMFLAGAELRIRAGGRERRTGAIVAAAGLVVPFAAGAALAALVPGVFAGPRGSTVTTALVVGLAMAVAAIPVISRIMMDLGIMDTAFGRIVLMVAVIEDVILYVVLAVVLGLARSGTGHSTGLWDVIGTTAVAPTAVYFTAVSLLFFAASLTWGARLFTRLAGHRANIVARQSPVAFRLIFLCVMVLLCLGLGINAVFGALMAGICAARGDQAAAEEGSAAEAGPAVWAAIRQFSTAFFIPVFFVLVGMRLDLVRAFDPLFFLWFLTLACGIKTISIWAAARLAGEDPLFSASLAFALNARGTIGIVLAGVTRQAELVGDRFFVVLVLVSLVTCQIAGHRLAKAADRLRTATVTGPPPRVRGTGAGR
- a CDS encoding DsbA family protein translates to MQVRSRRGFLVAAAAITASASVGACRSRNEGSGGGDDPLDVSASAHLPAAPESLAADGTTIVLGDPGAPLAVRLYEDMSCPACAEFETEGTAPYLKRAARNGALQLQFTLGSFLGPGSKFAANALRAALDQHKFADYHDLLYREQSRVRKSGGFTRDRLLGMAIMIPGLRGPEFDAAVLETKHRDFVEAADEVLRKSPVQGTPAMAIGGVLVPSDSHALFTDRSRLYRRLKKATRAEE